In Nomia melanderi isolate GNS246 chromosome 4, iyNomMela1, whole genome shotgun sequence, the following are encoded in one genomic region:
- the Lrr47 gene encoding leucine-rich repeat 47 has product MKLNCTIEVNNRVSSTNIVRRKSQRSILAIGRHTVKNNDLYILWQTLQNKQGVKYKIDSNIDKIFIKFINEGKATIRLIEPPHDLIIQADIIQLKSFIHVLKLGMSKQIDPSILTVSNLNPKSISSVPKIKVVINKSSEYPTLEGFPRTTEELHLVGLNRKSFDRQILRLQSLRILNLSNNQISSVPKELGLLQHLQELNLSQNRLDKAVKWTWLDQPAIKNNLKLLDISNNLLTMIPKEIGKLYAIVNLKASKNMLLHLPQSLGSLPNLKYLDVSKNNLKYMPGSMRNLRLILLDVCDNEFDGENLNSLANINVPNLVESAGKSVLKSRLPYDASIIPLTLVKYLDAAKYCVCGNPCFECFIRNFVEFHLTTIATSVKSSGHVTVPFDCYFCSNNCVYCYTNVHY; this is encoded by the exons atgaaattgaactgTACTATAGAAGTTAATAATAGAGTTTCCTCGACGAATATAGTACGAAGGAAATCCCAACGTTCCATTTTAGCAATTGGGAGACACACAGTGAAAAACAATGACTTATATATCCTTTGGCAAACGTTACAAAATAAACAGGGTGTTAAATACaag attgatagtaatatagataaaatatttatcaaatttattaatgaagGAAAAGCAACAATACGTCTAATAGAACCTCCACATGACTTAATTATTCAAGCTGatataattcagttaaaaagttttattcatGTATTAAAACTTGGGATGTCTAAACAAATAGATCCATCAATTTTAActgtttcaaatttaaatcCAAAAAGCATAAGTTCCGTTCCAAAAATTAAAGTTGTGATTAATAAATCTTCAGAGTATCCAACTTTAGAGGGTTTCCCAAGAACGACAGAAGAACTACATTTAGTTGGATTAAATAGAAAATCCTTTGATAGACAAATTTTAAGGCTTCAAAGCTTGAGAATATTGAACTTATCCAATAACCAGATTTCATCTGTACCAAAAGAATTAGGTTTATTACAGCATCTACAAGAACTTAATTTATCACAAAATCGTCTTGATAAAGCTGTGAAATGGACGTGGTTGGACCAACCtgctataaaaaataatttaaaattattagacaTAAGCAATAATTTG TTAACAATGATACCGAAAGAGATTGGTAAACTGTATGctattgttaatttaaaagcTAGTAAAAATATGTTATTGCATTTACCGCAAAGTCTTGGATCATTacctaatttgaaatatttagatgtatcaaaaaataatttaaaatacatgcCAGGAAGTATGAGAAATTTACGACTAATTTTGCTAGATGTTTGTGACAATGAATTTGAtggtgaaaatttgaattctttggCTAATATAAATGTACCTAATTTAGTTGAGTCTGCAGGCAAATCAGTCCTTAAATCAAG actTCCATATGATGCAAGTATAATTCCACTCacattagtaaaatatttagaTGCAGCAAAGTATTGTGTGTGTGGTAATCCTTGTTTTGAATGTTTCATAAGAAACTTTGTAGAATTTCACTTAACTACAATTGCTACTAGTGTAAAATCATCAGGACATGTTACAGTACCATTTGATTGTTACTTTTGTTCAAACAATTGTGTATACTGCTatacaaatgttcattattga
- the LOC116433260 gene encoding uncharacterized protein LOC116433260 isoform X1 has protein sequence MSIYSDIKKATQIPLTDEISSFIRQRKSNVPKKNPKLSKPKRPRNMNLYDEDDNNETDDLEQNFNDLPKQLYENEIAFAIKQANCGINYSNENLEKHLKARQIEATLNSSVKDDSKNNDVTGDVENEEYFLKLYKLNRNAAIRGLLRNHKISLHDLRRPNTSKHKEHKSETHVQKETVSQLNNLTEENYPMKLVPHPEDSEVFVQPIHAYGKLDENKYKNIDFSVPRIGKKNTVTPRKFYVSMDESEFDFVKGTEKRDKWTI, from the exons ATGAGTATATATAGTGACATTAAAAAAGCAACGCAGATACCTCTCACAGATGAGATTTCATCATTTATACGACAAAGAAAATCAAATGTACCTAAAAAAAATCCAAAATTAAGCAAACCAAAACGTCCACGCAATATGAAT TTATACGATGAAGATGACAACAATGAAACTGATGATCTCGAACAAAATTTCAACGATTTGCCTAAACAATTATACGAAAATGAGATTGCATTTGCTATTAAACAG gCTAATTGTGGcatcaattattcaaatgaaaaccTTGAGAAACATTTAAAGGCAAGACAAATAGAAGCTACTTTAAATTCTTCTGTTAAAGATGATTCTAAAAATAATGATGTAACTGGAGATGTTGAAAACGAGGAATATTTTTTGAAGTTGTATAAACTTAATAGAAATGCAGCAATCAGAGGACTTTtaagaaatcataaaatatcGTTACATGATTTACGGAGACCAAATACTTCTAAACATAAGGAACATAAAAGTGAAACACATGTACAG AAAGAAACTGTTTCTCAGCTAAACAATTTAACCGAAGAGAACTATCCTATGAAATTAGTGCCGCATCCAGAAGATTCAGAAGTTTTTGTTCAACCTATACATGCATATGGAAAActagatgaaaataaatataaaaatattgatttttctgtACCACGTATAGGCAAAAAAAATACCGTCACACCACGGAAATTTTATGTTAGTATGGATGAATCAGAATTTGATTTTGTCAAAGGAACTGAAAAAAGAGATAAATGGACCATTTGA
- the LOC116433260 gene encoding uncharacterized protein LOC116433260 isoform X3: MTSFKGGDKSRIQITNTSHFQLYDEDDNNETDDLEQNFNDLPKQLYENEIAFAIKQANCGINYSNENLEKHLKARQIEATLNSSVKDDSKNNDVTGDVENEEYFLKLYKLNRNAAIRGLLRNHKISLHDLRRPNTSKHKEHKSETHVQKETVSQLNNLTEENYPMKLVPHPEDSEVFVQPIHAYGKLDENKYKNIDFSVPRIGKKNTVTPRKFYVSMDESEFDFVKGTEKRDKWTI; the protein is encoded by the exons ATGACTAGTTTTAAAGGAGGGGATAAATCCCGTATACAAATCACGAATACATCCCATTTTCAG TTATACGATGAAGATGACAACAATGAAACTGATGATCTCGAACAAAATTTCAACGATTTGCCTAAACAATTATACGAAAATGAGATTGCATTTGCTATTAAACAG gCTAATTGTGGcatcaattattcaaatgaaaaccTTGAGAAACATTTAAAGGCAAGACAAATAGAAGCTACTTTAAATTCTTCTGTTAAAGATGATTCTAAAAATAATGATGTAACTGGAGATGTTGAAAACGAGGAATATTTTTTGAAGTTGTATAAACTTAATAGAAATGCAGCAATCAGAGGACTTTtaagaaatcataaaatatcGTTACATGATTTACGGAGACCAAATACTTCTAAACATAAGGAACATAAAAGTGAAACACATGTACAG AAAGAAACTGTTTCTCAGCTAAACAATTTAACCGAAGAGAACTATCCTATGAAATTAGTGCCGCATCCAGAAGATTCAGAAGTTTTTGTTCAACCTATACATGCATATGGAAAActagatgaaaataaatataaaaatattgatttttctgtACCACGTATAGGCAAAAAAAATACCGTCACACCACGGAAATTTTATGTTAGTATGGATGAATCAGAATTTGATTTTGTCAAAGGAACTGAAAAAAGAGATAAATGGACCATTTGA
- the LOC116433260 gene encoding uncharacterized protein LOC116433260 isoform X2 yields the protein MSIYSDIKKATQIPLTDEISSFIRQRKSNVPKKNPKLSKPKRPRNMNLYDEDDNNETDDLEQNFNDLPKQLYENEIAFAIKQANCGINYSNENLEKHLKARQIEATLNSSVKDDSKNNDVTGDVENEEYFLKLYKLNRNAAIRGLLRNHKISLHDLRRPNTSKHKEHKSETHVQLNNLTEENYPMKLVPHPEDSEVFVQPIHAYGKLDENKYKNIDFSVPRIGKKNTVTPRKFYVSMDESEFDFVKGTEKRDKWTI from the exons ATGAGTATATATAGTGACATTAAAAAAGCAACGCAGATACCTCTCACAGATGAGATTTCATCATTTATACGACAAAGAAAATCAAATGTACCTAAAAAAAATCCAAAATTAAGCAAACCAAAACGTCCACGCAATATGAAT TTATACGATGAAGATGACAACAATGAAACTGATGATCTCGAACAAAATTTCAACGATTTGCCTAAACAATTATACGAAAATGAGATTGCATTTGCTATTAAACAG gCTAATTGTGGcatcaattattcaaatgaaaaccTTGAGAAACATTTAAAGGCAAGACAAATAGAAGCTACTTTAAATTCTTCTGTTAAAGATGATTCTAAAAATAATGATGTAACTGGAGATGTTGAAAACGAGGAATATTTTTTGAAGTTGTATAAACTTAATAGAAATGCAGCAATCAGAGGACTTTtaagaaatcataaaatatcGTTACATGATTTACGGAGACCAAATACTTCTAAACATAAGGAACATAAAAGTGAAACACATGTACAG CTAAACAATTTAACCGAAGAGAACTATCCTATGAAATTAGTGCCGCATCCAGAAGATTCAGAAGTTTTTGTTCAACCTATACATGCATATGGAAAActagatgaaaataaatataaaaatattgatttttctgtACCACGTATAGGCAAAAAAAATACCGTCACACCACGGAAATTTTATGTTAGTATGGATGAATCAGAATTTGATTTTGTCAAAGGAACTGAAAAAAGAGATAAATGGACCATTTGA